TTAAGGCAAGCCTTATCTCCCTCCTGATCTCGGGCACGTCGGCAATGCTCTCCTTGCCAACTCCTTTGAAAGGTATCTTAGTGCTGCACACGTGCACCAGGACCACGAGAGGTGCTGGGAAAACTATCGAGTAGTTAGCCCAGTTAATATCCTCCTTGACGACGAAGGTTGTCACATCACTGCCCTCGTCGTAGAGGAGCGGTATCTTGTTAGCATACCTAAGTATTACAGGCTTATCCGCCTCGCCCAGGGGCGTGCCTCCCCCGTAAGCAACCCCCGCCTCCACGATGAACGGGTGGCCGTGGTAGACCTGCGGCCTTCTCGTCACGGCTTCAACGAACTCCGGCTTGAACATCCTGGATAAGCCTGCAACAATAATCTCCCTCCCCAGCGGCGAAATAGCCTTGGCTGAGGGGGGCCTGAGGTTTTCAAACCCCTTGATAGCGTTCACAATCCTGAGCAGCTCATCCTCGCTCAGGGAGCCCGCCGGCTTCGAAGGATCGACCCCGGCCCTGCTTAAAACCTCAGTGGCTGTTGACTCCCCAACGCTCTGGAAGTTCTTGATCAACAGGTCTTTAACGGTCTCCGACGTGTTCAAATCCCTCATCTGCTTCAACATCTCGAGGTCGACGCCGAAGGGGTGTGGCTTAACCTCCACCGGGGGCCTGGGCAGGATGCTTATCGCCCGGGGGTAGTAGACTATCTCGTTCTCCGGGGTTATGAATATGATGTTCGCGTAAGGGGTGACCACTACTGAGCGTTGCAGGTACTCCATGATCTTCGGCTTAGCCCTGGCCCAGTCGCCCTCGAGCGTTATAGACACTATTGTCCCATGCCAGTCCCTGGTCTTC
This region of Thermosphaera aggregans genomic DNA includes:
- a CDS encoding DNA topoisomerase VI subunit B, with protein sequence MSNSVEGVEKYRAISPAEFFYKYREIAGFSNPVRALYQTVRELYENALDATDAHGILPDVKIAIRKVDEIQEYYRVTVEDNGIGLPPDVVPNAFGKVLFSSKYVLKQTRGMYGLGVKMAVLYGQMTTGRPVEVITSKQGFKRIYYFKLRIDVNRNEPVILEKGTWRKTRDWHGTIVSITLEGDWARAKPKIMEYLQRSVVVTPYANIIFITPENEIVYYPRAISILPRPPVEVKPHPFGVDLEMLKQMRDLNTSETVKDLLIKNFQSVGESTATEVLSRAGVDPSKPAGSLSEDELLRIVNAIKGFENLRPPSAKAISPLGREIIVAGLSRMFKPEFVEAVTRRPQVYHGHPFIVEAGVAYGGGTPLGEADKPVILRYANKIPLLYDEGSDVTTFVVKEDINWANYSIVFPAPLVVLVHVCSTKIPFKGVGKESIADVPEIRREIRLALMEVLRKLKIYLVRKAREEEVKRRVVLLAKYIPEIARSLHTIVRGEDGINQDILEQRLAEIVAKRAGIPLEEVVKSLETVEIGT